A stretch of the Halomonas sp. BDJS001 genome encodes the following:
- a CDS encoding histone-like nucleoid-structuring protein, MvaT/MvaU family, with the protein MSLLNEYIQKEQQLKQLQEDLQRLEGDQRLKGELEFKAKLEALMNEFGKRPGDVIALLDPTADQRSAKTTASGNARRKRRLKIYKNPKTGEVIETRGGNHKGLRSWKDQYGDETVESWLERMED; encoded by the coding sequence ATGTCTTTACTTAACGAATATATCCAGAAAGAACAGCAGCTAAAGCAGCTTCAAGAAGATCTTCAGCGCTTAGAAGGCGATCAGCGTCTGAAAGGCGAGTTGGAATTTAAGGCTAAACTTGAAGCGCTAATGAATGAGTTCGGCAAGCGTCCGGGTGATGTTATTGCCTTATTAGATCCGACTGCTGACCAGCGGAGCGCTAAAACCACAGCGAGTGGCAATGCCCGTCGTAAGCGCCGCCTTAAAATTTACAAAAACCCTAAAACAGGGGAAGTAATCGAAACTCGCGGCGGCAACCATAAAGGACTGCGTAGCTGGAAAGACCAGTACGGCGATGAAACCGTTGAGTCCTGGTTGGAGCGCATGGAAGACTAA
- a CDS encoding helix-turn-helix transcriptional regulator, which translates to MFNAMTRAEIWLQDTLDKSLGIEDLANHIGYSSSQVRRQFRQSFHISPSAYREIRRLERAAVLLALTPLNIAQIAIRCGYQNHSSFSRAFQRRYQFSPRNFRLKLKTTFHRHVPPHGFNTRIEKTTGRQMILMRLYKAPEHIKGLGDESYHAMQLACLQTRLRRSTTIIALPDILADRINALNNESFHSYRTDIGLYLSDTDNAQDIALPVLYRRVDIPTHYYASTCFDNLAGLYGALTHTIMYLLNRQDVWHVSGHPPQVLWKANHLELRIPLIG; encoded by the coding sequence ATGTTCAACGCGATGACACGAGCTGAGATCTGGCTGCAGGATACACTCGATAAGTCACTCGGTATCGAAGACCTTGCTAATCACATAGGGTATTCGTCTTCTCAAGTCCGGCGCCAATTTCGGCAAAGCTTTCACATTTCACCTAGCGCTTATCGTGAAATAAGGCGACTGGAACGCGCGGCAGTGCTGCTTGCGCTTACTCCTCTCAATATAGCGCAAATTGCAATACGTTGCGGGTACCAAAACCACTCGTCTTTCTCACGGGCATTCCAACGTCGTTATCAGTTCAGCCCGCGCAATTTCCGCCTAAAGCTGAAAACCACTTTCCATCGCCATGTGCCACCTCATGGTTTTAACACGCGTATCGAAAAAACCACGGGGCGCCAAATGATCCTAATGCGCCTCTACAAGGCTCCCGAGCATATTAAGGGGCTAGGAGATGAAAGCTATCACGCTATGCAGCTAGCGTGCTTACAGACGCGGCTGCGGCGATCTACGACCATCATCGCACTGCCTGACATACTCGCCGACAGAATCAATGCACTTAATAATGAATCTTTCCACTCTTACCGTACCGACATTGGTCTATACCTATCGGATACGGACAATGCACAAGACATTGCACTGCCTGTTCTTTATCGACGGGTCGACATTCCTACTCATTACTACGCGAGCACCTGTTTTGACAATTTAGCTGGCCTTTATGGAGCCTTAACGCATACCATCATGTATCTGCTCAACAGGCAGGATGTTTGGCACGTTAGCGGCCACCCTCCGCAGGTATTATGGAAAGCAAACCATTTAGAACTTCGCATCCCATTAATAGGTTAG